A genomic window from Sporosarcina sp. Marseille-Q4063 includes:
- the ptsG gene encoding glucose-specific PTS transporter subunit IIBC: protein MFKKSFGVLQKVGQALMLPVALLPAAGLLLGIGNAAQQETMLNFMPFLSADWIQLTATVMEDAGGIIFGNLPLIFAIGVAIGLARDGAAALAALVGYLVLNQVMSSWLGITPDMLTDDPSFALVFGIPTLQTGVFGGIIVGLIAAFSYNKFHDIEMPSFLGFFAGKRFVPIATAGIAFVAGLALLVIWPPVQAAMNNASLWLLDEGTYIAVFFFGFIKRLLIPFGLHHIFHAPFWYEFGSYTTAAGAVVRGDMTIFFAQLKDGVQLTAGNFMGGEFPIMMFGLPAAALAMYHAARPERKKLVAGLLGSGALTSFLTGITEPLEFSFLFLSPILFLIHAVLDGLSFVLMTFFQVHVGYTFSGGAIDFFLFGILPGRESWWIAILLGLVFAVIYYILFRFMISKFNLMTPGRETDDGEDGEEGGNAGSASDLPYNILAAMGGQENITNLDACITRLRVSVKDVKNVDKKELQKLGAAGVLEVGNNIQAIFGPRSEIIKGQMQDVISGKSPRAEAISESATTDVVNVSSDVADLFVSPIQGEIKPLSEVPDAVFAEKMMGDGFAIVPSEGTIVSPVNGKVVSLFPTKHAIGILSDSGREILIHVGIDTVKLEGKGFEALVAQDDRIEIGQPLLQVDLEYIKEHATSIITPIIFTNLFEGEEIGINKLGHVDSQEADIIIIKK from the coding sequence ATGTTTAAAAAGTCTTTTGGGGTATTGCAAAAAGTAGGTCAAGCGTTAATGCTTCCTGTTGCTTTATTACCCGCGGCGGGGCTATTACTAGGTATTGGTAATGCCGCGCAACAAGAAACAATGCTCAATTTCATGCCGTTTTTGTCAGCGGATTGGATTCAATTGACTGCAACGGTCATGGAAGATGCTGGTGGAATCATATTCGGTAATTTACCGCTTATTTTTGCGATAGGTGTTGCAATCGGGCTTGCTAGAGACGGGGCTGCGGCATTAGCAGCACTTGTCGGGTACTTGGTGTTAAATCAAGTCATGAGTTCTTGGTTGGGCATTACGCCAGATATGTTGACTGATGATCCTAGTTTCGCACTGGTATTCGGTATTCCGACATTACAAACCGGTGTGTTCGGCGGAATTATTGTTGGTTTAATCGCCGCATTTAGTTATAACAAATTTCATGATATTGAAATGCCTTCATTCCTGGGGTTCTTTGCGGGGAAAAGATTCGTTCCAATTGCTACAGCTGGAATTGCTTTCGTAGCAGGATTGGCGCTACTCGTTATTTGGCCACCTGTACAAGCGGCGATGAACAATGCGTCTCTTTGGCTATTAGATGAAGGTACGTATATTGCTGTGTTTTTCTTTGGTTTCATCAAACGTCTTTTAATTCCGTTTGGATTGCATCATATCTTCCATGCTCCGTTTTGGTATGAATTCGGTTCGTATACGACGGCTGCAGGTGCGGTAGTTCGTGGAGATATGACGATCTTCTTTGCACAATTGAAAGACGGGGTTCAATTAACAGCTGGAAACTTCATGGGTGGGGAATTCCCGATTATGATGTTTGGATTACCGGCTGCGGCACTTGCTATGTACCATGCAGCACGTCCAGAAAGAAAGAAACTGGTAGCTGGTTTATTGGGATCAGGTGCATTAACTTCGTTTTTAACAGGTATTACAGAACCACTTGAATTTTCATTTTTATTCTTATCACCGATTCTTTTCTTAATTCATGCGGTGCTAGATGGTTTATCATTTGTATTGATGACTTTCTTCCAAGTTCATGTTGGTTACACGTTTTCAGGGGGAGCCATTGACTTCTTCTTATTCGGTATATTACCGGGTAGAGAATCTTGGTGGATAGCGATTTTACTTGGTCTGGTCTTCGCGGTAATTTATTATATCTTGTTCCGCTTCATGATCAGCAAGTTCAATCTTATGACGCCGGGACGTGAGACAGATGATGGTGAAGATGGGGAAGAAGGCGGAAATGCAGGCAGTGCTAGTGATCTACCTTATAATATTCTTGCCGCGATGGGCGGACAAGAAAACATTACGAATCTAGATGCTTGTATTACTCGACTTCGTGTTTCTGTCAAAGATGTAAAAAATGTTGATAAAAAAGAATTGCAAAAATTGGGCGCAGCAGGGGTGCTAGAAGTTGGAAACAATATTCAAGCAATCTTTGGTCCGCGTTCTGAAATCATTAAGGGGCAAATGCAGGATGTTATAAGTGGTAAAAGTCCAAGAGCTGAAGCAATTTCTGAGTCGGCTACAACTGATGTTGTGAATGTAAGTTCTGATGTTGCCGACCTATTCGTTTCACCGATTCAAGGGGAAATTAAACCGTTGTCTGAAGTTCCAGATGCTGTATTTGCTGAAAAAATGATGGGTGACGGATTTGCCATCGTTCCTTCTGAAGGTACAATTGTTTCACCAGTAAATGGTAAAGTCGTTAGTTTATTCCCGACAAAACATGCGATTGGCATTCTATCCGATTCAGGCAGGGAAATTTTGATACATGTTGGAATCGATACAGTCAAGTTGGAAGGTAAAGGCTTTGAGGCACTTGTTGCACAAGATGATCGTATTGAAATCGGTCAACCATTACTTCAAGTTGACCTTGAATATATCAAAGAGCATGCAACTTCAATTATTACGCCAATCATTTTCACGAATTTATTTGAAGGTGAAGAAATCGGTATTAATAAGTTGGGTCATGTTGATAGTCAAGAAGCAGATATAATTATCATTAAAAAGTAA
- a CDS encoding post-transcriptional regulator, whose translation MSTEHGPIYTKMLPALQSKMNEFHLYGYTTVTVEDIWIYCVRKIWRKKDVSEMRSYQITNDILQILPAAFMTYTQIEAQRNSDWFSDLNSTDLQILLNPKKDVENEE comes from the coding sequence ATGAGTACAGAACATGGTCCTATATATACGAAAATGCTTCCTGCACTTCAAAGCAAAATGAACGAATTTCATTTGTACGGCTATACAACGGTAACGGTTGAGGACATTTGGATTTACTGTGTACGCAAAATATGGCGAAAAAAAGATGTGAGCGAGATGAGAAGTTATCAAATCACGAATGACATTTTACAAATATTGCCCGCTGCATTCATGACGTACACGCAAATCGAAGCCCAACGTAATTCGGATTGGTTTTCGGATTTGAACAGTACTGATTTACAAATTCTTCTTAATCCCAAAAAAGATGTTGAAAATGAAGAATAA